A stretch of Imperialibacter roseus DNA encodes these proteins:
- a CDS encoding NADP-dependent oxidoreductase, with protein MTTQQIVLAARPVGTPTKDTFRFETTEVPALHAGQVLLQGLYYSVDPYMRGRMSDAKSYAPPFEVGKPFYGGVVAKVLSSKSDLFKEGDVVLGMLSWQQQIVANEKELRKVDTTIAPASYYLGILGMPGLTAYFGLMHIGKPKAGETVVVSGAAGAVGVLVGQMAKIHGCRVVGIAGTDEKVALIKKEFAFDEAINYKTTPNMRLAIKEACPNGVDIYFDNVGGPISDAVISNINFHARIPLCGQISLYNNTEMASGPRLQPMLLTRSVLMQGFIVFNFQDKYPEGFKHLAQWVKEGKLKTTETIIDGFDQLPTALLGLFKGHNTGKMLVKA; from the coding sequence ATGACTACGCAACAAATCGTTCTGGCCGCCAGACCCGTTGGAACCCCCACCAAAGACACTTTCAGGTTTGAAACCACAGAGGTACCCGCACTGCACGCAGGCCAGGTACTTCTACAGGGATTGTACTACTCGGTCGACCCCTATATGCGTGGCCGCATGAGTGATGCCAAGTCGTATGCCCCACCCTTTGAGGTAGGCAAGCCCTTTTACGGCGGCGTAGTAGCCAAAGTGCTTTCAAGCAAGTCTGACCTTTTCAAAGAAGGGGATGTGGTGCTTGGCATGCTTTCGTGGCAGCAACAGATCGTAGCCAATGAGAAGGAATTAAGGAAAGTTGACACGACGATTGCACCCGCCAGCTACTACCTCGGTATTTTGGGAATGCCGGGGCTTACTGCCTATTTCGGTCTTATGCATATTGGGAAGCCGAAGGCGGGAGAAACGGTGGTGGTGTCGGGTGCTGCGGGCGCCGTTGGAGTGTTGGTAGGGCAAATGGCCAAAATCCATGGCTGTAGAGTAGTGGGTATCGCCGGCACAGACGAAAAGGTGGCGCTGATCAAAAAAGAATTTGCCTTTGACGAAGCGATCAACTACAAAACCACGCCCAACATGCGATTGGCCATAAAAGAGGCATGTCCCAATGGAGTTGATATCTATTTTGATAACGTGGGAGGCCCTATTTCAGATGCTGTGATCAGCAATATTAACTTTCATGCTCGCATACCGCTGTGTGGACAGATCTCGTTGTACAACAATACTGAAATGGCTTCCGGGCCTCGCTTACAGCCTATGCTGCTTACGAGAAGCGTGCTTATGCAGGGCTTTATCGTTTTCAATTTTCAAGACAAATACCCGGAAGGTTTCAAACATCTGGCTCAATGGGTGAAAGAGGGCAAACTAAAAACGACTGAAACTATTATTGATGGATTCGATCAGCTACCAACAGCGCTATTGGGCTTGTTTAAAGGACACAATACTGGTAAAATGTTAGTGAAGGCTTAG
- a CDS encoding sulfatase family protein, with protein MDKIRKLAIVLLATAVYGCGNESEKVSQKPNIIYIYTDQQNASMMSCVGNQWLKTPAMDYIAANGIRFTRAYVTNPVCTPSRVSMMTGRFPGYFNDANGQPVRENVGAMRIPDVSVNVQSTTIAAYLKAAGYDLVFGGKEHLPKSLTPEVLGFTDITNDERDELALEAAKYISTPHEKPYFLVVSLINPHDICYMAIRDFAETQQEKRLLEIGETELATLDEALKLPEGISEEEFFSKHCPPLPPNFEPQENEPAAISWRVDQRNFQKQAREHYTEKQWRMHRWAYHRLTEVVDRQIQTILDALKASGQEENTLVLLSSDHGEMDASHRLEHKSLLYEEAANVPFLAMWKGQIPAARVDSTHLISNGLDLLPTLCDYAGIDGKSDPRGRSLRPLFEGKKVDWREHLGVESQVGKMVVSADGLKYLRYDVVGIEENLIDLNNDPHEMTHFTANPKYDEKLKELRSAFDEEWFPGGK; from the coding sequence ATGGATAAAATAAGAAAACTCGCCATCGTGTTACTGGCAACCGCCGTTTACGGGTGCGGTAACGAATCCGAAAAGGTTAGTCAAAAACCGAACATCATCTATATCTATACCGACCAGCAAAATGCCAGCATGATGAGCTGCGTCGGCAACCAGTGGCTGAAGACGCCAGCCATGGACTACATAGCCGCCAATGGCATTAGGTTTACCCGGGCCTATGTGACCAACCCTGTTTGCACACCTTCCAGAGTAAGCATGATGACTGGCAGATTTCCGGGCTACTTCAATGACGCTAATGGTCAGCCGGTGCGGGAAAATGTTGGAGCCATGAGGATTCCTGACGTGTCGGTAAACGTGCAAAGCACCACCATAGCAGCTTACCTGAAAGCGGCCGGATACGACCTGGTGTTTGGCGGAAAGGAACACCTACCAAAGTCACTCACGCCGGAAGTGCTTGGCTTCACCGACATCACAAACGATGAGCGAGACGAGCTGGCCCTGGAGGCAGCAAAGTACATTTCCACACCCCATGAAAAGCCCTACTTTTTGGTGGTGTCGCTGATCAATCCACACGACATTTGCTACATGGCCATTCGGGATTTTGCGGAAACACAGCAGGAAAAGCGGCTGCTCGAAATTGGCGAAACAGAATTAGCCACACTCGACGAGGCGCTAAAGCTGCCTGAGGGTATAAGTGAAGAAGAGTTTTTCAGCAAGCATTGCCCTCCACTACCACCTAATTTTGAACCTCAGGAAAATGAACCGGCCGCCATTAGCTGGCGGGTTGATCAAAGAAATTTTCAGAAGCAGGCCCGTGAGCACTACACCGAAAAACAATGGCGCATGCATCGCTGGGCCTACCACCGCCTTACAGAGGTGGTTGACAGGCAGATTCAAACAATTTTGGACGCACTGAAAGCCAGCGGACAGGAAGAAAATACCTTGGTTTTGCTTTCCAGCGACCACGGCGAAATGGATGCATCACACCGGCTGGAGCACAAAAGTCTTCTATATGAGGAGGCAGCGAACGTCCCCTTTCTGGCCATGTGGAAAGGCCAGATTCCGGCGGCAAGGGTCGACAGCACCCATCTGATATCCAACGGATTGGATCTGCTGCCCACCCTGTGCGACTACGCTGGCATCGACGGAAAATCAGATCCCCGGGGAAGGAGCTTGCGGCCTTTGTTCGAAGGAAAGAAAGTGGACTGGCGGGAGCATCTCGGCGTAGAAAGTCAGGTGGGAAAGATGGTGGTGTCAGCAGATGGCCTCAAATACCTGCGGTACGACGTGGTGGGTATAGAGGAAAACCTGATCGACCTTAACAACGACCCCCACGAAATGACACATTTTACGGCCAATCCCAAGTATGATGAGAAATTAAAGGAGCTAAGAAGCGCTTTTGATGAGGAATGGTTTCCGGGAGGAAAATAG
- a CDS encoding cupin domain-containing protein, translating into MKADLININEKLSLFSDHWHPRIVGELNGQHVKLAKLLGEFVWHKHDDEDELFYVIKGELKMEFRDKTIMIHENEFLIVPRGVEHRPVAEKEVSVMLFEPASTVNTGNNPGELTREKIEKI; encoded by the coding sequence ATGAAAGCTGACCTAATCAACATCAACGAAAAACTCTCCCTGTTCTCTGACCACTGGCACCCACGCATTGTGGGCGAGCTCAATGGCCAGCATGTGAAACTGGCCAAGCTCCTCGGTGAGTTTGTGTGGCACAAGCACGACGACGAAGACGAATTGTTTTACGTGATCAAAGGGGAGCTGAAAATGGAATTCAGGGATAAAACCATCATGATCCACGAAAATGAATTCCTCATTGTACCCAGAGGCGTGGAGCACCGGCCTGTGGCTGAAAAAGAAGTTTCCGTGATGTTGTTTGAGCCTGCTTCAACGGTTAACACAGGGAATAATCCCGGTGAACTTACAAGGGAGAAGATCGAAAAGATCTAA
- a CDS encoding GlcG/HbpS family heme-binding protein: protein MHTIQKVSAEEALKLVAKAVELAKEIDKSIAVAITGTEGELISFLRMDGANPATAQIAQSKAYTSARDWKSTRSMGEFMRTVNREQGYWTDTGITGFGGGLPIVQNEKVIGGIGISGLTESEDERIAEEAIAAVFP, encoded by the coding sequence ATGCATACGATTCAGAAAGTAAGTGCGGAAGAAGCCCTCAAGCTCGTTGCAAAAGCCGTAGAGCTGGCTAAAGAAATCGATAAAAGCATCGCTGTAGCCATAACAGGCACTGAAGGGGAGCTCATCTCCTTTCTTCGCATGGACGGTGCCAATCCAGCCACAGCCCAAATCGCCCAAAGTAAGGCTTACACCAGCGCCAGGGACTGGAAATCAACCAGGTCCATGGGAGAATTTATGCGCACCGTTAATCGTGAACAAGGCTACTGGACCGATACTGGCATTACCGGCTTTGGTGGTGGCCTCCCAATTGTCCAAAATGAAAAAGTAATTGGTGGCATCGGCATCAGCGGACTCACCGAATCGGAAGATGAGAGGATAGCGGAAGAAGCTATAGCCGCTGTTTTCCCATAA
- a CDS encoding alpha/beta hydrolase codes for MMRKYTTQTTLVTALLLLLSTQLVVGQQYKNIVYAKTGRDLLVDIYLPENSPNPYLVVWVHGGAWHSGSKENPPKGLLENGYALASVDYRLSVEAPFPAMAHDVKAAIRYLRANAKKYGYRSDKIIVAGSSAGGHLAALIGTTNGNKELEGTLGDFLTTSSDVQATIDLYGPTNFTTILSQSTPHGISVRAPALALLLGKPVEQVPDLAKLASPVYQVDPTDPPIFIAHGEQDIQVPINQSLELVGACEANHVRVQFEVVYGAGHGTQEYDKPQFTDKMVAFLKEVLK; via the coding sequence ATGATGAGAAAGTATACCACACAAACAACCCTGGTGACAGCGCTACTGCTACTTCTATCCACGCAGCTGGTTGTCGGACAGCAGTACAAGAACATTGTTTATGCAAAAACAGGCAGGGACCTGCTAGTCGATATATACCTGCCTGAAAATTCGCCTAACCCTTACCTGGTGGTGTGGGTGCATGGAGGCGCCTGGCATTCGGGTTCAAAAGAAAACCCACCCAAAGGGCTGCTCGAAAATGGTTATGCCCTGGCAAGCGTCGACTACCGACTGAGCGTGGAGGCACCCTTTCCGGCCATGGCGCACGATGTCAAGGCTGCCATTCGCTACCTGAGGGCTAATGCCAAAAAATATGGGTACAGGTCTGACAAAATTATCGTGGCGGGCTCCTCCGCAGGTGGGCACCTGGCTGCATTAATCGGCACTACCAACGGAAACAAGGAACTGGAAGGTACTCTTGGCGACTTCCTGACCACAAGCTCCGACGTGCAGGCAACCATTGACCTGTACGGCCCCACCAACTTTACAACCATCCTGAGTCAGTCAACCCCACACGGCATCAGTGTGCGGGCACCAGCACTGGCTCTCCTGCTGGGCAAGCCTGTAGAACAAGTGCCAGACCTGGCAAAGCTGGCCAGTCCTGTTTATCAGGTTGACCCTACCGACCCACCGATCTTCATTGCGCATGGTGAACAGGATATTCAGGTACCGATCAACCAGTCGTTGGAGCTGGTGGGTGCTTGCGAGGCAAATCACGTGAGGGTGCAGTTTGAAGTGGTGTATGGCGCTGGCCATGGCACGCAGGAGTATGACAAGCCGCAGTTTACTGATAAGATGGTGGCGTTTTTGAAAGAGGTGCTAAAGTAG
- a CDS encoding GH39 family glycosyl hydrolase, which produces MAISKSLVLWKPVCFLLFSISTYHSSAQYAVEPVTIQVDLSNEVGELLPIWSWWGYDEPNYTYMKDGQKLLSEIAKLSKVPVYVRAHSLLVTGEGTYGLKWGSTNAYTEDKKGRPIYDWTIVDRIFDTYIERGMKPFAQIGFMPQALSSKPEPYRHYWKPGAEYNDIYTGWAYPPKDYKKWAELVYQWVTHSVDRYGKEEVESWYWELWNEPNIGYWQGTTEEYIKLYDYSADAVKRALPTAKVGGPETTGPDWDKAEEFLRTFLDHVVSGKNYVTGKTGSPLDFISFHAKGSPKVVDGMVQMNIGTQLRDIDKGFEVVASYPTLKHLPILIGESDPEGCAACSEADYPHNAYRNGTMYAAYTAAAFARKYDLAKHHGVNLLGAITWGFEFEEQPWFAGFRDMATNGVDKPVLNTFRMFGMMEDQRVEVSQDNLSYDYVKVRDESVRGPAPDVNALASKSQKAATVMIWNYHDTNDLAVEDSPVKINIGGFPTDGRILLTHYRIDQEHSNSYTVWKEMGSPQNPTSEQMATLEEAGQLKLYGSPEWMDVKNKKLTISMKLPRQGISLLKLEW; this is translated from the coding sequence ATGGCCATATCAAAATCATTGGTTTTGTGGAAGCCAGTATGCTTCCTACTCTTTTCTATTTCCACCTATCATTCCTCCGCCCAATACGCCGTTGAACCTGTAACCATCCAGGTTGACCTGTCTAACGAAGTGGGCGAACTGCTGCCCATATGGTCCTGGTGGGGCTACGACGAGCCCAATTACACGTATATGAAAGATGGGCAAAAGCTGCTTTCGGAAATAGCGAAGCTCAGCAAGGTACCAGTGTATGTGCGTGCCCATAGCCTGCTTGTTACAGGCGAAGGTACCTACGGGCTGAAATGGGGCTCCACCAATGCCTATACTGAAGATAAAAAAGGTCGACCCATTTATGACTGGACGATCGTCGACAGGATATTCGACACCTATATCGAGCGGGGCATGAAACCCTTCGCTCAAATCGGATTCATGCCACAGGCACTTTCGAGCAAACCTGAGCCTTATCGGCATTACTGGAAGCCCGGCGCAGAGTACAACGACATTTACACAGGCTGGGCTTATCCGCCTAAAGACTATAAAAAGTGGGCTGAGCTGGTTTACCAGTGGGTAACTCACTCTGTGGATCGGTATGGAAAAGAAGAAGTGGAAAGCTGGTACTGGGAGCTGTGGAACGAGCCTAATATCGGCTACTGGCAGGGCACCACTGAGGAGTATATCAAGCTGTATGACTACAGTGCCGATGCCGTAAAACGAGCATTGCCAACAGCCAAAGTAGGTGGCCCGGAAACCACAGGCCCGGACTGGGACAAAGCCGAAGAGTTTCTCCGGACATTTCTCGATCATGTAGTGTCCGGTAAAAACTACGTGACTGGCAAAACCGGCTCTCCTCTGGACTTTATTTCGTTCCATGCAAAAGGCAGTCCGAAAGTGGTGGACGGCATGGTGCAAATGAACATAGGTACTCAGCTGCGTGATATCGACAAAGGGTTTGAAGTCGTAGCCTCCTACCCGACCCTCAAACACTTACCTATTCTGATTGGCGAGTCAGATCCAGAAGGGTGTGCGGCGTGCTCAGAAGCCGATTACCCACACAATGCTTACCGCAACGGCACCATGTATGCGGCCTATACAGCTGCCGCCTTTGCCAGAAAATACGACCTCGCCAAACACCACGGCGTCAACCTCCTTGGGGCCATTACCTGGGGTTTCGAATTCGAAGAGCAGCCCTGGTTTGCCGGTTTCAGAGACATGGCTACTAATGGCGTCGATAAGCCAGTGCTCAATACCTTCCGCATGTTTGGCATGATGGAAGACCAAAGAGTGGAAGTAAGTCAGGACAACTTAAGCTACGACTACGTCAAAGTCCGGGATGAAAGTGTGCGAGGCCCGGCACCTGACGTCAATGCATTGGCTTCAAAGTCGCAAAAAGCAGCTACAGTAATGATTTGGAACTATCACGACACCAATGACCTGGCCGTGGAAGACTCTCCCGTTAAAATAAATATCGGGGGTTTTCCAACAGATGGAAGAATCTTGCTCACCCACTACCGAATTGATCAGGAGCACAGCAACTCTTACACTGTGTGGAAAGAAATGGGAAGTCCGCAAAACCCTACAAGCGAACAAATGGCAACTCTCGAAGAAGCAGGACAGCTTAAACTATATGGCTCACCTGAATGGATGGATGTGAAAAACAAAAAACTTACCATCAGTATGAAGCTTCCAAGGCAAGGCATTTCTCTGTTGAAGCTAGAGTGGTAA
- a CDS encoding DUF6624 domain-containing protein: MKRYFLLIASVSFILGCQPKPSFDKEKLTVELDSILEIDQRYRKELLAIEETGGRNSPKAKEVIKKIWQADSSNVRRIVEIIDMVGGYPGESMVGGSAGRATFYVLQHAPDSIQDKYYDLIIDAASRNELKKSLAAMYQDRYLMHRGEPQIYGTQVRTEYKTDPTTGMRFDSTYVWPLADTTNIDSIRTLSGMGPLEEYLNQFGVSRWE, from the coding sequence ATGAAAAGATACTTCCTTCTAATAGCCTCCGTATCATTTATCCTCGGCTGTCAACCAAAACCAAGTTTCGACAAGGAAAAACTAACGGTGGAGCTTGATAGTATTTTGGAAATTGACCAGAGGTACAGAAAAGAGTTACTGGCAATAGAAGAAACTGGTGGTAGGAACTCTCCGAAAGCAAAGGAAGTAATAAAGAAAATCTGGCAGGCAGATTCTTCCAATGTAAGGCGGATTGTTGAGATCATTGACATGGTGGGTGGCTACCCCGGAGAATCAATGGTGGGCGGTTCTGCCGGCAGAGCAACCTTTTATGTGCTTCAGCACGCTCCAGATAGTATTCAGGACAAATACTATGACCTTATCATTGATGCTGCCAGCAGAAATGAACTAAAAAAGAGCCTTGCGGCCATGTATCAGGACAGATACCTGATGCACAGAGGAGAGCCTCAGATTTACGGCACCCAGGTACGTACTGAATACAAAACCGACCCGACCACAGGCATGAGATTTGACTCAACTTATGTTTGGCCTTTGGCCGATACAACAAACATAGATTCAATACGAACCCTGAGTGGCATGGGCCCGCTGGAAGAATACCTTAATCAGTTTGGCGTCAGCAGGTGGGAATGA
- a CDS encoding Gfo/Idh/MocA family protein, with product MTQQKVRWGIISTAKIGMTKVIPGIKKSEFCDVVAISSRNQSAADEAAKKLGIPRAHGSYEALLADPAVDAIYNPLPNHLHVEWTIKAIEAGKHVLCEKPVGLGATEAEQLLAVSKKHPQLRVMEAFMYRFHPQWVKAKELVKSGAIGEAKMVQSFFSYYNVDPNNVRNQADIGGGGLMDIGCYCISFPRFLFSEEPTRAVGLLDFDPVMKTDRIASGLLDFSGGKSATFTCSTQLMPYQRCIVFGTEGYVEIEIPANAPPDTPCRIWLVTKEKKEEIMLPVADQYTCQADVFAKAILDNKPVPTPLEDAVNNMKVIDAIFESGKSKSWVTI from the coding sequence ATGACACAGCAAAAAGTTAGATGGGGCATTATAAGCACCGCCAAAATTGGAATGACCAAGGTGATACCTGGCATCAAAAAAAGTGAGTTTTGCGACGTAGTGGCGATCAGCTCCAGAAACCAGTCTGCTGCTGATGAGGCGGCTAAGAAACTGGGCATACCGAGGGCTCATGGCTCCTACGAAGCGCTGCTGGCCGACCCTGCGGTAGATGCCATTTACAATCCATTGCCCAATCATTTGCATGTGGAATGGACGATCAAGGCCATAGAAGCTGGCAAGCATGTGCTGTGCGAAAAGCCGGTGGGTTTGGGTGCCACAGAAGCCGAGCAACTATTGGCGGTAAGCAAAAAGCATCCTCAGCTCAGGGTAATGGAGGCCTTTATGTATCGATTCCATCCGCAGTGGGTGAAGGCAAAAGAGCTGGTGAAGTCGGGCGCCATTGGGGAAGCCAAAATGGTGCAGTCTTTCTTTTCTTATTACAATGTTGACCCCAACAATGTCCGTAACCAGGCCGATATTGGCGGCGGCGGATTGATGGACATTGGCTGCTATTGCATTTCGTTTCCCAGGTTCCTTTTTAGTGAAGAACCAACACGGGCTGTGGGCCTGTTGGATTTTGATCCGGTGATGAAAACGGACAGAATAGCTTCGGGGCTGCTCGATTTTTCAGGTGGAAAATCAGCCACCTTCACGTGCTCTACGCAACTCATGCCGTATCAGCGCTGTATAGTGTTTGGCACTGAGGGTTATGTGGAAATAGAAATACCAGCCAATGCACCGCCCGACACTCCCTGTCGGATCTGGCTGGTGACGAAGGAAAAAAAGGAAGAAATCATGCTCCCTGTTGCTGACCAGTATACCTGTCAGGCTGATGTTTTTGCGAAGGCCATACTCGACAACAAACCAGTACCGACACCCCTGGAAGATGCCGTTAACAACATGAAGGTGATTGATGCTATTTTCGAAAGTGGTAAAAGCAAAAGTTGGGTGACGATTTGA